One genomic window of Prinia subflava isolate CZ2003 ecotype Zambia chromosome 27, Cam_Psub_1.2, whole genome shotgun sequence includes the following:
- the LOC134562369 gene encoding uncharacterized protein LOC134562369 has product MSPRDPLAWYGPLLIMCCSLQGKDYDKVPGGFPGGFPEGFPEVPEDLLTAWDEASSERDDENPDVLETIPMEESDSVPGSDTKIEPIQDTNPLIEPQEFSGSAAGQKAETAGHCDPSKYYILGTVAASALLLLGAVCGYIVMYQLLKRDRRTQEDKEALGQDYTGSSWERRGHPRGKGEAESGGGPGRDETAQGNRFRDSCRLFPEVFAAELAQRYKNVGADPSPLPTCPFCDLADGASSQDHWISLDSPQPTPFSCSCCQYQQEYFILEENDYFSDSM; this is encoded by the exons ATGTCACCGAGAGACCCTCTAGCCTGGTACGGCCCTCTGCTGATCATGTGCTGCAGCCTTCAAG GTAAGGATTATGACAAGGTCCCTGGAGGATTCCCTGGAGGATTCCCTGAAGGATTCCCTGAAGTTCCAGAAGACCTCCTGACAGCCTGGGATGAAGCTTCATCTG AGAGAGATGATGAAAACCCTGATGTGCTGGAAACCATTCCTATGGAAGAAAGTGACAGTGTGCCGGGCTCAGATACAAAAATAGAACCAATACAGGATACCAACCCACTTATTGAGCCTCAGGAGTTTTCAG GTTCAGCTGCTGGGCAAAAAGCTGAGACTGCTGGACACTGTGACCCGAGCAAGTACTACATCCTAGGGACAGTAGCAGCCTCGGCTTTGCTTCTGCTTGGGGCAGTGTGTGGGTATATTGTCATGTATCAGCTGCTGAAGAGAGACAG GAGGACGCAGGAAGACAAAGAAGCACTAGGACAAGACTACACTGGTTCTTCCTGGGAAAGGCGTGGTCATCCTAGAGGTAAAGGTGAAGCAGAGTCAGGAGGAGGACCAGGAAGGGATGAGACAGCCCAAGGCAACAGGTTCCGGGACAGCTGCCGCCTGTTTCCTGAGGTCTTTGCAGCAGAGCTTGCCCAGCGGTACAAGAACGTGGGCGCAGAcccctcacctctgcccacGTGTCCCTTCTGTGATCTGGCTGATGGTGCCTCTTCACAGGACCACTGGATTTCCCTGGACTCACCTCAGCCCACACCATTCTcatgctcctgctgccagtaccagcaggaatattttatattagaGGAAAACGATTATTTTAGTGATagcatgtaa
- the LOC134562365 gene encoding uncharacterized protein LOC134562365 — translation MSPRDPLAWYGPLLIMCCSLQGKDYDKVPGGFPGGFPEGFPEVPEDLLTAWDEASSERDDENPDVLETIPMEESDSVPGSDTKIEPIQDTNPLIEPQEFSGSAAGQKAETAGHCDPSKYYILGTVAASALLLLGAVCGYIVMYQLLKRDRRTQEDKEALGQDYTGSSWERRGHPRGKGEAESGGGPGRDETAQGNRFRDSCRLFPEVFAAELAQRYKNMGADPSPLPTCPFCDLADGASSQDHWISLDSPQPTPFSCSCCQYQQEYFILEENDYFSDSM, via the exons ATGTCACCGAGAGACCCTCTAGCCTGGTACGGCCCTCTGCTGATCATGTGCTGCAGCCTTCAAG GTAAGGATTATGACAAGGTCCCTGGAGGATTCCCTGGAGGATTCCCTGAAGGATTCCCTGAAGTTCCAGAAGACCTCCTGACAGCCTGGGATGAAGCTTCATCTG AGAGAGATGATGAAAACCCTGATGTGCTGGAAACCATTCCTATGGAAGAAAGTGACAGTGTGCCGGGCTCAGATACAAAAATAGAACCAATACAGGATACCAACCCACTTATTGAGCCTCAGGAGTTTTCAG GTTCAGCTGCTGGGCAAAAAGCTGAGACTGCTGGACACTGTGACCCGAGCAAGTACTACATCCTAGGGACAGTAGCAGCCTCGGCTTTGCTTCTGCTTGGGGCAGTGTGTGGGTATATTGTCATGTATCAGCTGCTGAAGAGAGACAG GAGGACGCAGGAAGACAAAGAAGCACTAGGACAAGACTACACTGGTTCTTCCTGGGAAAGGCGTGGTCATCCTAGAGGTAAAGGTGAAGCAGAGTCAGGAGGAGGACCAGGAAGGGATGAGACAGCCCAAGGCAACAGGTTCCGGGACAGCTGCCGCCTGTTTCCTGAGGTCTTTGCAGCAGAGCTTGCCCAGCGGTACAAGAACATGGGCGCAGAcccctcacctctgcccacGTGTCCCTTCTGTGATCTGGCTGATGGTGCCTCTTCACAGGACCACTGGATTTCCCTGGACTCACCTCAGCCCACACCATTCTcatgctcctgctgccagtaccagcaggaatattttatattagaGGAAAACGATTATTTTAGTGATagcatgtaa